One genomic window of Solanum stenotomum isolate F172 chromosome 9, ASM1918654v1, whole genome shotgun sequence includes the following:
- the LOC125877766 gene encoding reticulon-like protein B21 isoform X1, translating to MEVVSKRRGKNSRNGVVVAGCVWENRMRFDEFKGGINVYSEKEETPQVENDEMKTNEVEEDKKMEMGSKTNLGVGCFVMSGKRKTWKSESNFEGNPIEISTKRSQLCKELSVSAMKKSPIQSKKREGNEKMCELKKVKNVSPNGNLRNSLQLMKAKSEKCKEIDVIEENKVVGVLDESKKNLERVFSESSDENKVVDVLDESKKNLERVFGESSDGNEENKVADVYDESKRNLERVFSESSDGNEENKVVVHESKKNLERVFVESSDENEENKDVDVLDESKRNLEMVFVESSDGNEENKVVDNVDGNEGNQIQLRKVKSEANKAQNVDGKNCDLRKVKSMCLKGNLKNSLKMVKTKTEKCNKSFEKNKVLEENYEEKVIRSNVEPQEKLNLENEDLKILEEEIERENSLAKEIKTKKIVIVEEKKVHISNNEKKQVSIPPIIKRQSTPFSGQSRNFHHHPSPSRTKPVPVASDDFQRNIPRQQSKLESLVDLVMWTDASKSALIFGIGTFFIISSSYTKDLNISFISVISYLGLVYLATIFLFRSLRGANDIGESSEYVLGEEEAMWILKLILPCINECLMKIRALFSGDPATTMKMAVLLFIFARCGSSITIWKMSKLGFFGVFIVPKVCSSYSTQLTAYGTFWIRRFRDAWESCTHKKAVAFAIFTLIWNLSSISSRIWAVFMLYVGFRYYQQKMMKE from the exons ATGGAAGTTGTTAGCAAGAGAAGgggaaaaaattcaagaaatggTGTTGTTGTGGCAGGTTGTGTATGGGAAAATAGAATGAGATTTGATGAATTCAAAGGTGGAATCAATGTATatagtgaaaaagaagaaacccCACAAGTTGAAAATGATGAGATGAAAACAAATGAAGTTGAAGAAGACAAAAAGATGGAAATGGGGTCAAAAACTAATCTTGGTGTTGGTTGTTTTGTTATGAGTGGAAAGAGAAAAACTTGGAAATCTGAGAGTAATTTTGAAGGGAACCCAATTGAGATATCAACAAAAAGATCTCAACTTTGTAAAGAATTGAGTGTTAGTGCAATGAAGAAAAGTCCAATTcagagcaagaaaagggaaggAAATGAGAAAATGTGTGAGTTAAAGAAGGTGAAAAATGTGTCTCCTAATGGGAATTTGAGGAATTCACTTCAACTAATGAAAGCAAAATCAGAGAAATGTAAAGAGATTGATGTAATTGAGGAAAATAAGGTTGTTGGTGTTCTTGATGAGTcaaagaagaatcttgaaaggGTATTTAGTGAATCAAGTGATGAAAATAAGgttgttgatgttcttgatgaatcaaagaagaatcttgaaaggGTATTTGGTGAATCAAGTGAtggaaatgaagaaaataaggtTGCTGATGTTTATGATGAGTCAAAAAGGAATCTTGAAAGGGTATTTAGTGAATCAAGTGAtggaaatgaagaaaataaggtTGTTGTTCATGAATcaaagaagaatcttgaaaggGTATTTGTTGAATCAAgtgatgaaaatgaagaaaataaggatgttgatgttcttgatgAGTCAAAAAGGAATCTTGAAATGGTATTTGTTGAATCAAGTGATGGAAATGAGGAAAATAAGgttgttgataatgttgatgGAAATGAGGGGAATCAAATTCAGCTAAGGAAAGTGAAATCAGAGGCAAATAAGGCACAAAATGTGGATGGAAAGAATTGTGATTTAAGGAAAGTGAAATCTATGTGTCTTAAAGGGAATTTGAAGAACTCACTTAAAATGGTGAAAACAAAAACAGAGAAATGTAAtaagagttttgagaaaaataaggTTCTTGAGGAAAATTATGAAGAGAAAGTGATAAGAAGCAATGTGGAACCTCAAgaaaaattgaatcttgaaaatgaagatttgaagattttggaaGAAGAAATTGAGAGGGAAAATAGTTTAGCAAAAGAGATTAAGACTAAAAAGATTGTAATTGTTGAAGAGAAAAAAGTTCATATTAGTAACAATGAGAAAAAACAAGTGTCCATTCCTCCAATTATCAAGAGACAGTCTACTCCATTTTCAGGCCAATCAAGAAATTTTCATCATCATCCAAGTCCATCAAGAACTAAACCAG TTCCAGTAGCATCAGATGATTTTCAGAGAAATATTCCAAGACAACAGAGCAAACTAGAAAGCTTGG ttgATTTGGTCATGTGGACAGATGCATCAAAATCAGCATTAATCTTTGGAATTGGaacatttttcatcatttcCTCTTCATATACTAAAGATCTCAATATCAG cTTCATTTCTGTGATTTCCTATTTGGGTCTGGTCTACCTTGCTACAATCTTTCTATTTAGATCCCTCAG GGGTGCAAATGATATAGGTGAATCAAGTGAATATGTATTAGGGGAAGAAGAAGCAATGtggattttgaaattaataTTGCCTTGCATAAATGAATGTCTCATGAAAATTAGAGCTCTTTTTTCTGGGGATCCTGCTACtacaatgaag ATGGCAGTTCTACTGTTTATTTTTGCAAGATGTGGCAGTTCCATAACTATTTGGAAGATGTCAAAATTGG GGTTTTTTGGAGTTTTCATAGTACCAAAAGTCTGTTCTTCTTATTCCACACAGTTAACTGCCTATG GTACATTTTGGATTAGACGTTTTCGAGATGCTTGGGAAAGTTGTACTCACAAGAAAGCAGTTGCATTTGCAATATTCACACTTATATGGAATTTATCTTCAATTTCTTCTAGAATTTGGGCAG tttTTATGTTGTATGTGGGATTTAGGTACTACCAacaaaaaatgatgaaagaatGA
- the LOC125877766 gene encoding reticulon-like protein B21 isoform X2 yields MEVVSKRRGKNSRNGVVVAGCVWENRMRFDEFKGGINVYSEKEETPQVENDEMKTNEVEEDKKMEMGSKTNLGVGCFVMSGKRKTWKSESNFEGNPIEISTKRSQLCKELSVSAMKKSPIQSKKREGNEKMCELKKVKNVSPNGNLRNSLQLMKAKSEKCKEIDVIEENKVVGVLDESKKNLERVFSESSDENKVVDVLDESKKNLERVFGESSDGNEENKVADVYDESKRNLERVFSESSDGNEENKDVDVLDESKRNLEMVFVESSDGNEENKVVDNVDGNEGNQIQLRKVKSEANKAQNVDGKNCDLRKVKSMCLKGNLKNSLKMVKTKTEKCNKSFEKNKVLEENYEEKVIRSNVEPQEKLNLENEDLKILEEEIERENSLAKEIKTKKIVIVEEKKVHISNNEKKQVSIPPIIKRQSTPFSGQSRNFHHHPSPSRTKPVPVASDDFQRNIPRQQSKLESLVDLVMWTDASKSALIFGIGTFFIISSSYTKDLNISFISVISYLGLVYLATIFLFRSLRGANDIGESSEYVLGEEEAMWILKLILPCINECLMKIRALFSGDPATTMKMAVLLFIFARCGSSITIWKMSKLGFFGVFIVPKVCSSYSTQLTAYGTFWIRRFRDAWESCTHKKAVAFAIFTLIWNLSSISSRIWAVFMLYVGFRYYQQKMMKE; encoded by the exons ATGGAAGTTGTTAGCAAGAGAAGgggaaaaaattcaagaaatggTGTTGTTGTGGCAGGTTGTGTATGGGAAAATAGAATGAGATTTGATGAATTCAAAGGTGGAATCAATGTATatagtgaaaaagaagaaacccCACAAGTTGAAAATGATGAGATGAAAACAAATGAAGTTGAAGAAGACAAAAAGATGGAAATGGGGTCAAAAACTAATCTTGGTGTTGGTTGTTTTGTTATGAGTGGAAAGAGAAAAACTTGGAAATCTGAGAGTAATTTTGAAGGGAACCCAATTGAGATATCAACAAAAAGATCTCAACTTTGTAAAGAATTGAGTGTTAGTGCAATGAAGAAAAGTCCAATTcagagcaagaaaagggaaggAAATGAGAAAATGTGTGAGTTAAAGAAGGTGAAAAATGTGTCTCCTAATGGGAATTTGAGGAATTCACTTCAACTAATGAAAGCAAAATCAGAGAAATGTAAAGAGATTGATGTAATTGAGGAAAATAAGGTTGTTGGTGTTCTTGATGAGTcaaagaagaatcttgaaaggGTATTTAGTGAATCAAGTGATGAAAATAAGgttgttgatgttcttgatgaatcaaagaagaatcttgaaaggGTATTTGGTGAATCAAGTGAtggaaatgaagaaaataaggtTGCTGATGTTTATGATGAGTCAAAAAGGAATCTTGAAAGGGTATTTAGTGAATCAAGTGAtggaaatgaagaaaataag gatgttgatgttcttgatgAGTCAAAAAGGAATCTTGAAATGGTATTTGTTGAATCAAGTGATGGAAATGAGGAAAATAAGgttgttgataatgttgatgGAAATGAGGGGAATCAAATTCAGCTAAGGAAAGTGAAATCAGAGGCAAATAAGGCACAAAATGTGGATGGAAAGAATTGTGATTTAAGGAAAGTGAAATCTATGTGTCTTAAAGGGAATTTGAAGAACTCACTTAAAATGGTGAAAACAAAAACAGAGAAATGTAAtaagagttttgagaaaaataaggTTCTTGAGGAAAATTATGAAGAGAAAGTGATAAGAAGCAATGTGGAACCTCAAgaaaaattgaatcttgaaaatgaagatttgaagattttggaaGAAGAAATTGAGAGGGAAAATAGTTTAGCAAAAGAGATTAAGACTAAAAAGATTGTAATTGTTGAAGAGAAAAAAGTTCATATTAGTAACAATGAGAAAAAACAAGTGTCCATTCCTCCAATTATCAAGAGACAGTCTACTCCATTTTCAGGCCAATCAAGAAATTTTCATCATCATCCAAGTCCATCAAGAACTAAACCAG TTCCAGTAGCATCAGATGATTTTCAGAGAAATATTCCAAGACAACAGAGCAAACTAGAAAGCTTGG ttgATTTGGTCATGTGGACAGATGCATCAAAATCAGCATTAATCTTTGGAATTGGaacatttttcatcatttcCTCTTCATATACTAAAGATCTCAATATCAG cTTCATTTCTGTGATTTCCTATTTGGGTCTGGTCTACCTTGCTACAATCTTTCTATTTAGATCCCTCAG GGGTGCAAATGATATAGGTGAATCAAGTGAATATGTATTAGGGGAAGAAGAAGCAATGtggattttgaaattaataTTGCCTTGCATAAATGAATGTCTCATGAAAATTAGAGCTCTTTTTTCTGGGGATCCTGCTACtacaatgaag ATGGCAGTTCTACTGTTTATTTTTGCAAGATGTGGCAGTTCCATAACTATTTGGAAGATGTCAAAATTGG GGTTTTTTGGAGTTTTCATAGTACCAAAAGTCTGTTCTTCTTATTCCACACAGTTAACTGCCTATG GTACATTTTGGATTAGACGTTTTCGAGATGCTTGGGAAAGTTGTACTCACAAGAAAGCAGTTGCATTTGCAATATTCACACTTATATGGAATTTATCTTCAATTTCTTCTAGAATTTGGGCAG tttTTATGTTGTATGTGGGATTTAGGTACTACCAacaaaaaatgatgaaagaatGA
- the LOC125876586 gene encoding RNA polymerase II C-terminal domain phosphatase-like 4 — protein MMSLTADSPVHSSSSDDFAAFLDAELDSASDVSPELDEVENGEAEGEEEVEDEKGQDEDNDTGDGDGDDDDDDGSIDSSRSKKRKIELIEAAVDPQSSVSRGEPAETSGASLALDVCTHPGVMGGMCIRCGQKVEDESGVAFGYIHKNLRLADDEVARLRDKDLKNLLRHKKLILVLDLDHTLLNSTRLADISAEESYLKDQREVLPDALRNNLFKLDWIHMMTKLRPFVHTFLKEASSLFEMYIYTMGERPYALEMATLLDPGGIYFHSRVIAQSDSTRRHQKGLDVVLGQESAVLILDDTEVVWGKHRENLILMDRYHFFTSSCRQFGLKCKSLSEQKSDENEAEGALASVLEVLQRIHRLFFDPERGDNIMERDVRQVLKTVRKEILKGCKIVFTGVIPIQCQPENHHYWKLAEKLGATFSTEVDESVTHVVSMNDKTEKSRQALREKKFLVHPRWIEAANYLWRKPPEEDFPVSS, from the exons ATG ATGAGTCTGACGGCAGATTCTCCCGTCCACTCATCAAGCAGCGATGATTTTGCAGCATTTCTCGATGCAGAGTTGGACTCTGCTTCTGATGTATCACCTGAGCTAGATGAAGTAGAAAATGGAGAAGCAGAGGGAGAGGAAGAGGTGGAAGATGAGAAAGGGCAAGATGAAGACAACGACACTGGTGATGGTGatggtgatgatgatgatgatgatggcAGCATAGATTCTAGCAG GTCAAAGAAGCGTAAAATTGAGTTGATTGAAGCTGCAGTTGATCCACAGAGTTCAGTGTCTCGTGGAGAACCAGCAGAAACTTCAG GAGCATCTTTGGCGCTGGATGTATGCACTCATCCTGGTGTCATGGGAGGGATGTGTATACGGTGTGGGCAGAAGGTGGAAGATGAATCTGGTGTGGCTTTTGGATACATACACAAG AATTTGAGGCTTGCAGATGATGAAGTTGCTCGATTGCGTGACAAGGACCTGAAAAATTTACTACGGCACAAAAAGCTGATCTTGGTTCTAGATTTAGACCACACACTTCTGAACTCAACTAGACTTGCAGATATTTCTGCAGAAGAATCATACTTGAAGGACCAACGAGAAGTACTGCCTG ATGCTTTAAGAAACAACCTTTTCAAATTGGACTGGATACACATGATGACAAAGCTGAGGCCATTTGTCCACACCTTCCTGAAAGAAGCCAGTAGTTTGTTCGAGATGTACATTTACACAATGGGCGAACGTCCTTATGCGTTGGAAATGGCAACCTTACTTGACCCTGGAGGTATCTACTTCCATTCTAGAGTGATTGCTCAATCAGACTCCACTCGGAGACATCAAAAGGGTCTAGATGTCGTTTTGGGCCAAGAAAGTGCTGTTCTGATCCTTGATGATACTGAAGTG GTATGGGGGAAGCACAGGGAAAATCTTATACTGATGGACAGATATCATTTCTTTACCTCAAGTTGTCGACAATTCGGTTTGAAATGTAAATCACTTTCTGAACAGAAAAGTGATGAAAATGAAGCTGAGGGAGCGCTTGCCTCTGTCCTAGAAGTACTGCAAAGGATCCACAGACTATTCTTCGACCCG GAACGTGGGGACAATATTATGGAGCGGGATGTTAGGCAG GTGCTGAAAACAGTTCGGAAGGAAATACTGAAGGGCTGTAAAATCGTCTTCACTGGTGTAATTCCCATACAATGCCAACCAGAAAACCACCACTACTGGAAATTGGCTGAGAAATTGGGAGCTACATTCTCCACAGAAGTCGATGAATCGGTGACACATGTGGTCTCCATGAATGACAAGACTGAAAAGTCACGTCAGGCACTGCGAGAGAAGAAATTTTTGGTCCATCCAAGATGGATTGAAGCTGCTAACTACTTGTGGCGAAAGCCACCTGAAGAGGACTTCCCAGTCAGTTCATAA